The Flavipsychrobacter sp. genome contains the following window.
TAAAGAAAAGGAGTATACAAATGGTAATGGAATCACAATTCCACCTGCTTCTGATTCGGTAAACCCTAGTTTGATAAACGCTTCTAATAGTGATATCTTCTTCAGAGTTTATAATACTGAGACTGATTATAAGGCAAATACTAATCTAGTGTCTTCAGGCATGGTGCTGAAGGGTAAACAATTAAGCTTTAAGTCTACAAAAAGTACAACAGATTCTCTACGTTTCATTATAGAGTGGTTTACTGCAGATGGTTCTACTTCAAACTGGTTGAATACAGATGTTGCTAGAACATTCAAATTTGCAAGAAATAACGGTGTTCAATATTTTTCAATAGATAATATTGCAGCAGATTCATCTCACCTTATTGCTTTAGGTTTATCAGGAGATAGCTCTACATGGGTAACTAGTACTTATTTAGATGCTACACCGAATAATGATAAAGTTGATACAGCTCGTATCATTAAAATGTATAGAAACTTTAAAGGTAAAGTAACTAGAATTACTCAAACAGGTGGAACATTCTCTACAGCTACTGATGATGTTACATATGCTGTAAGTGCTAATGGTAAGAAAGTAACAATAACATTATCTAAAGATGGTGCAGCATATGGTACTCTTACTAATAATAACTTTAACCTAAGTAATCAAGTAGATACTATATACTCTTCAAACAGAGCTAAAGTAACTTTTGCGGGTTCAAACCGCCAGTTCTCAATGAATAGAAGTAACTAGTAAACGATATTTATAATAAAAAGGGGTGCTAATTGAGCATCCCTTTTTTATTTATACCTACTATCAATTCTTTTTAAGTGCTAAAGCACTATAATATTGAATATTAGTATTTATCTTTGCATTTTACATATAATCAAAAACGGAACCCCTTAACGTTTTATTATTGTTATGAATCAACAGGAGATTATAGACCGCATTAATTCATTTATGGTCGAAGATTTTGAAGTAGAAGAGTCGGCAATACAACCTAGTGCTGATCTTAAAAGTACTTTAGATCTTGATAGTTTAGATTACATAGACCTTGTAGTAGCTATTGAGCAAAACTTTGGGTTTAAAGTAAAACCAGAAGATTTCCAAGAGATGCATACAATACAAGATTTCTACGATTATGTAACTAAGCGCTTGGAAGCTAGTAATGTCTGATAACCCTAAATGGGATGGTAAATCTCGTGGCTCCACTTTAGGCTACAAGATATTCGTTTGGTTGCTACGTGTTGGTGGTTTAGCCCCTGCTTATGCATTATTACACTTTGTTACCCTTTACTATTTATTCTTTGTCCCGAAAGCTACAAAGCCACTTATATACCTTTATCAGGAACGTTTAGGCTATTCAAAAAGTAAGGCCAAAAAGCTGTTAAGGAAAAATTTACTGTTTTTCGGGCAGACACTTATAGACAAGATAGTAGTACTAGCAGGCTTGCCTAATAAGCTTAGCTTTGAACATACAGGTGTAGAGCATATTGAAGAAATGGTAGCCGCTGGTAAAGGGGGGATATTAGTAAGTGCCCATTTGGGTAATTGGGAGGTTGCAGGTCATTTATTGAAGAGGGTAAACACTACGATAAACATTTTAATGTATGATGGGGAAGGAGAGCAAGTAAAAGCTTACATGGAGCAGTTTGACGGCAACAAATCCTTCAATATTATATATCTAAAAGAAGACAACTCTCACATCTACGAAATAACGGCAGCTCTAAATAGAAACGAGCTTATATGCTTACATGCTGATAGGTATAGACCAGGTAATAGAACAATTACTCACGAGTTTTTAGGTAAGGAAGCCCAGTTTCCTATAGGGCCATTTACACTAGGTGCAAAATTAAAAGCACCAGTCTGTTTTGTTTTTGCCTTTAAAGAGACTAATTTTCACTATCATTTTTATGCTTTCCCTTCTACAATTTATGAAGGTAGAGGAATGGAAGGCATTAACAACATGCTGAAAGCATATATTGCGTTGATGGAGAAATATATAAAGAAATACCCAGCGCAATGGTTTAATTACTTTGATTTTTGGAACTAATGGATCAGACGGAAATAATCAATTATATACCACAGAGAGCACCATTTGTAATGGTGGATGAAGTATTGCAGGCTGATGAACATATTTCAAAAACGAAATTTGAAATTAGGCCTGATAATTTGTTTGTAAAAAACGGTGAGTTTATAGAGCCGGGTCTTGTAGAGAATATGGCACAAACTGCAGGTGCAGGTACTGGTTATCGATACCAATCTAAGGGGGAAGTGGTGCCCGTTGGTTTCATAGCGTCTATTAAAGGTTTAGAGGTGCTGTCGTTACCTAAAGTAGGTGATGTGCTGGAAACATCAGTTGTTATAACCCACAAAGTAATGAATGTGTATGTGGTGGAGTGTACAGTGTATTTGAATGAAGAGAAGGTGGCTAGTTGCGAAATGAAGATATTTGAACAATCTGAAAAATAGACATCATGAAACAAATTATTACTCTTATCGCATTAGTACTAGCAGGTACGTTTTCTAATGCACAAACCAAGGCTGACATTTTTGATAAGAAAGTGCCTATAACTTGGTTAGGACTTGATTTTTCGGAGCTACACTTTATAGGAGATGCAGCACAATGGCAAGATGTAGGCGGTATTAGTAATTCAGAACTGCAAGAGAAATACTTTGTTTCCTGGAATGAGCTTTTCCATACGGAGAAAGATAAATATGACGTAGCAGACGCTATGTATCGTAAAAAAGCGGATTATGCAATAGAAGTAGTTGCCGCAATAAATGAGCAGTCTGAGAAAGATCATTTTGGGCATGGCAATGATGAGTTTAGGCATCTTTCTGAAGATGATATTGCTAAAATGGTAAAGGCCTATGACTATAAGGATAGGGCAGGGTTAGGTATGGTGTTTATAGTAGAAGGGTTACACAAAGAAGCTAAGAAGGCATCTATATGGGTAGCCTATGTAAATATGAGTACCAAGGAACTATTGTTAGCAAAACAAATAGAAGGAAAAGCAGGTGGTTTTGGTTTTAGAAACTATTGGGCTAAATCTTTCTTCAATGGTTTGAGAGAGGTGAAAGACAACTACGGTAAGTGGAAAAAGGGTAAATAGTAATTTAGATATTGAAGACACTACATCATAGTACAGAGCTAGAAGTAAAGTTTAGTGAGGCAGACCCATTGGGTATTGTTTGGCATGGGCATTATATAAGATACTTTGAAGATGCTAGGGAAGCCTTTGGTGAGACCTACGGTATCAAGTATCTGGATTTTTACAGAAACAATATCATCGTTCCTATTGTTAGCATACAGTGCGACTACAAACGAGTGTTGCGCTATGGACACAAAATAAGGTTGGAGACGACCTATAAAGATTCCTTAGCAGCAAAGCTATTGTTCGATTATGCGATATATGATGTAGCTACTGAAGAGAAGATCGCTACAGGGAGTTCAGTGCAAGTGTTTATGGAGCGAGAGTCTCTTGATCTGATGTTGACTATTCCGAAGTTTATGGAAGACTGGAAGAAAAAATGGCTATCAGAATAATATGAAGCAGGTTTATGCTATAGCATCAGATATAATTTCTCCAATGGGTTTTGGGGTAGAGGAGCATTGGCAAGCTATGCTTAATAAAGAACTGGGTATTAAAGAACATCATGATGATTCTTTTAGTGCGGGTTCTTTTTGGGGATCGAGATTTGATACGCAGCAAAGAAACCGAATAGAAACAGCGACAAACAACTTCTCTGAAATTTCTTTTTTTGAGCAACTGGTTATTCTTTCGGCACAAAGAGCCACACAAGATAATGAAGAACTTCTTACCAGTGAGGATACGTTGTTTGTGCTATCAACCACAAAAGGTAATATCGATTGGTTAGAACAAAAAGACGACAGTCGTACTTTGTTTTCGGCCAGTACGGATGTTATCAGCAAAATATTAGGGCTTAAAAACAAACCTGTTGTCATCTCTCATGCCTGCATATCGGGTGCTGTAGCACAGATGTATGCATTAAGAGCTATTCAAAATGGTAGATACAAACATGCTGTAATAGTAGGTTGCGATGTGTTTTCTAAGTTTGTTTTAAATGGTTTCCAATCTTTTCAGGCTGTTGCGGAAGCGCCTTGTAAACCTTTTGATGCAAATAGAAAGGGAATAAACCTAGGTGAGGCGGCGGCAACCGTTGTATTGTCTGCCGAAGCAGTAGACAAACCTATAGCAATATTAGTTTCTGGGGCTACTAGTAATGATGCCAATCATATTTCAGGCCCTTCTCGTACAGGGGAGGAGTTGGCTATGGCTATAAAAAGAACACTTGATGCAGGTAGTGTAAGTGGAGCTGAGGTAAATATGATATCAGCGCATGGTACGGCAACACCCTACAACGATGAAATGGAAGCTAAAGCTTTTGGCTTATCAGATGTAGATAAAGCAGCAGTGCATAGCTTTAAAGGATATACGGGGCATACATTAGGTGCTGCTGGTGTTTTAGAATGTGCTATGTTACTTAAAGCAATTCAAGAACAAACACTGATTCCATCAGCAGGTTTTGAGCAAATAGGTGTACCAGTAGACCTACAGGTAACAACAGCGCCAACTAAGGCTACTATAAATCATGTACTTAAAACAGCCTCGGGTTTTGGAGGTTGTAATGCAGCTTTGCTTTGGAGTAAGGTTGACGCTTAATTAATTTAAAGCGTTCAAGGCTATCCAAGTCATTGTGCCTACACCAGTTTTCAACGCTTCTTCATCTATATCAAAATGTGCATTGTGAACGGATGCTGTGAATTCTTCATTATTCTTATTAGTACCTAGCCTGAAAAAGCAACCTGGCATATGTAATGTATAGAAACTAAAGTCTTCTCCCGTCATTCGTTTTTCCAGAGTCTTCACATTTTCATCTCCCAGATAAGCTTTTGCCCAAGCTTCAGCTTTATTAGTTACCTCAGGGTCGTTATACAGAGAGGCATGACCTTTAGGAATATTAATGGTTGCTTTAGCACCAAACGCCTCACAGGTATGTGTAGTGAAATCTTTAATTAGTTGATGTGCTTCTGCACGCCAGTCTTCGTCCATACATCTTAGTGTGCCCCAAAGTTCTAGTTTGTCGGGGATGACATTAGTTGCAAAGCCTGCTTCTATTTTCCCAAATGTGAGTACGGTAGGGGATATTGGGTTGGCTCTACGTGATACTACTTGTTGTAAACCAGTAACCACCTGTGCCCCGATAGCTATAGGGTCAATCGCTTTGTTAGGTAAAGCAGCGTGTCCACTTTTACCCTCTATAGTGATGTATATTTCATCCGTGCTTGCCATATATTGTCCCGCCCTAAACCCTACAGTGCCACTTGGCATATGTGGGTATACATGTAGTGCAAATATGGCTTCTGGCTTAGGGTTTTCTAATACACCTGCTTTTATCAGCAAGCTAGCTCCACCAGGGTGCTTTTCTTCACCTTGTTGAAATATAAGTTTTACAGATCCTTCAAATTCATCTTTGAGGTCGTTCAGTATACGAGCAATACCAAGTAAGCAGCTACTATGTACATCATGACCACAGGCATGCATCACTCCTTCGTTCTTTGATCTGTAAGGCACGTCATTAGCTTCCGTTATCGGTAGGGCATCCATATCTGCTCTTAGAGCAATACATTTCTTATCTGGATTCTTTCCTTTTATCAGTCCTATTACGCCTGTGCCCGCCACACCTGTCTCGTGCGCTATGCCATACTCTGTTAGTTTTTCAGAGATGAAAGCAGCAGTATTATACTCTTCAAATGATAATTCAGGATTGGCGTGAATATGATGTCTTATGGCTTGTATGTCGCTAAAGTATTCTTGTGCTTTACGCTGTATAATATCAATCATCTGATTTCTTATTAATAGTAATATTGTCGGGTACAACCATGCACCGACTATATTCGCTGTTTATTTCTCTATAAAAATCCCATGCTTCTTTATGGGTAGCAAAGTTGCCCACCTTTACACGGTATTGAGGAGCAATATAAGTAAGGTAAACTCTTGTTTCTGGATGCCTACGCATAAAATCCAGCTTTGTATTCCTTGCCTCGTCTCTATCACCACCATAATATATCTGCACTCTAAACCCTCTGCCGGAATAAGGTATACCTGTTTGAAAGGTTTTATGTCTTTCTAGTAAAAGATCAACCCTATTGTCTACGTGTAGTGTTATGTTGCCAAACTTTTTTGGAACATCTTCTTCCACAATATCGCTGGTATTAGATACCGTTTGTGCTACGCTTATATTAGTGTATAGTATACTGAATAGAAGTAATAATATGTAAAGGCTGTGCTTCATCCTGTATCAAAATTACAATTCTTTAAGCTCATTTACTATAGCTACACTTGCAGAGCAACCTAGTCTGTTGGCGCCAGCGGCTATCAACTCTTTGGCAAATGAAGCTGTACGAATGCCTCCTGCGGCTTTTATTTTTATAGTATCGGGTAGGTATTTTCGCATTGTAGCTACTGCTTGTAGGTCAGCACCTTTGGCAGCAAAGCCTGTGGAAGTCTTCATATAGTCGATATGGATAGGGGCGTATAGTTCACAACATTTAATAAGCTCTTCTTCGGTTAGAAGTCCACTTTCTACAATGATCTTTACAGCCTTACCATGTTGATGTGCCAATTGTGTACACGCTGTTATTTCTTTTGCCAGATAATCCCAATCTCCCGACTTAAGTGCTGAGAGGTTGTGTACAATATCCAGTTCATCAACACCTTGATGTATTGCGTCTTCTATTTCTGCTAGTTTGGTAACTAGCGACTGGTAGCCAAGAGGAAAGCCGACAACGGTAGCCACTTTTACAGGGCTTTTGTCTAAAAGCAATTTAGCTTGTGCGATGAAGAAGGGTGGAATGCAAACTGCTGCAAATCCTTCTTTCAATGCCTCTTGGCAAAGTGTAGAAATATCTGCAGCAGTAGTATCCTGCTTAAGGATAGTATGGTCTATATATGATGCAATGTTCAAGATTATAGATTCTTTATAATCTCGTCTGCAAACTCGTCAGTTTTAAGAAGTGTCGCATCATTCATCAAGTCATAGAAGTCAATGGTTACTCTTTTGCGCATAATGGCATTAGCAAGTGCTTCTTTGATGCATTGAGCTGCTTCTAACCAACCCATATATTCCAGCATCATTACACCACTAAGTAGTAACGACGACGGATTCATTGTATTTGTATTAGCAAATTTTGGCGCTGTACCGTGAGTGGCTTCAAATATTGCTGTGCCTGTTACGTAATTTACGTTAGCACCTGGTGCAATACCAATACCACCTACTGCCGCCGCTAATGCGTCAGAGATGTAGTCACCGTTAAGGTTTAGCGTGGCAATTACAGAGAAATCTGCAGGCGCTAATAGTATTTGCTGTAGGAAGTTGTCAGCAATTACATCTTTGATAATGATCTTGCCTGCTGCTACTGCTTCTTTTTGCTCTTCGTTAGCCGCTTCTTCTCCTTTCTCTTTCTTAGTTCTTGCCCACTGATCCCAAGTATATACCTTGTCAGCATATTTTGTTTCTGCAAGTTGGTATCCCCATATTTTGAAACCACCTTCTGTGAATTTCATGATATTACCTTTGTGAACCAATGTTACAGAAGGCTTATTATGAGCAATAGCATAATCTATAGCAGCACCTATCAAACGTTGAGAACCTTCTTTTGATACAGGCTTGATACCGAATGCAGTTGTTTCAGGGAAACGGACTTTATCGCCTGCACCTAGTTCGTTTTGAATGAAGTCCAATAACTTCGCTGCATGTTCAGAGCCTATCTCGCATTCTATACCTGCATATATATCTTCCGTGTTCTCACGGAATACAGTCATGTCTACTCGCTCTGGATGGTGAACAGGAGAAGGTACTCCTCTGAACCATTGAATAGGACGTAGGCATACAAATAGGTCTAACTCCTGACGTAGTGCGACATTAAGTGAGCGTATACCACCACCAATAGGTGTTGTCAACGGTCCTTTTATAGAAACAAGATATTCTTTTGCTGCATCTAGGGTTTCTTTAGGTAGCCATTCGCCAGTTTGGTTAAAAGCTTTTTCTCCAGCAAGTACTTCTTTCCACTCGATCTTCTTTTTTCCTTCGTAGCACTTTTCTATAGCCGCATCCAATACTTTTTTACTAGCACCCCATACATCCGGTCCAATACCATCTCCTTCGATGAAAGGTATAATAGGATTGTCTGGTACTACTAATTGCCCTTCTGCGGACATAGTTATTTTTTGTGGAGTCATAATAATTTTATTAGGATTACGCGCGCGAAAATAGGGAAAAATGAGCGATTAGACTAATGTGTAACGTATAGAATTTGTGCTTATATAGCGAGGTGGAAGAAGAGAAGCTTATGCTTTTTCTTTATTGAGTGTGAAGCCAAATGAAGAACCAACATTGGGCTTGCTTCTTACTGTCACTGTTTGTCCGTGTGCTTCAACAATATGTTTTACGATAGCCAAACCCAGTCCTGTGCCGCCTATCATACGGCTGCGGCTACGGTCTGCTCTATAGAAACGTTCAAATATTCTTGGAAGATGTTCTTCTCCAATACCAGGTCCATCGTCTGATATTTCAATGTATACATGCTTGTCATCAACTTCGTAGCAGCCAGATATAGTGCTGCCGTTTTCTGAACCGTACTTTATAGAGTTCTCGATCAGGTTCACCAGCACTTGTTTTATCTTGGCCTTATCAGCATATACACTGAGTGGACGTTCTGTACCTTTCTTTAGTTGTAGGCGTATATTTTTCTTTTTTGCTTTCAAGGAAAGCTCTTCATATACATCCTTTATTAGCTCTTGTATAACAAAAGACTCTTGTACTAGCGGTATTCTTCCCGATTCTAGTTGAGATATCTCTCCAAGGTCATCAACCAGCCTTACCAATCGGTCTATGCCTTTTGATGCATTAGATAAAAATTTGGTATTGACACTAGCGTCGTTGATAGCTCCGTCAGATAAGATGTCGATATAACCTTGTACAGTGAATATAGGTGTCCTTAATTCGTGTGCTAAGTTGGACAAAAATTCTTTTCTGAATTGTTCGTTAGCTCTTAGGAGTTCTATCTCATTTTTCTTCTGAGCCGCCCATTTCTGTACATCTTCATTTACCTCTTCAATGGATTTTTGGGGTAAGATGTTATTATAAAAGAAGGCTTCTTTTTTTGTGGCTTTAGTTTGATAGATGAATTTATAGATCAACTTTATCTTACGGTAGATAAATCGTTGAAGTGTATAGTAGTATAGCCAATAGCTAATGATAAACGTAACAACAAATACAGATACAGGAACATACCATTCAGTTCGAAGTATTAAACTGAAAAGCGCGTTTAATGTTGATAATAGTGTAGCTGTTATCAGCGATAAAAAACGAGGAGTAATGTTTTTAGTGCCCGCTATAGACATGCTTAAAGCTACGGCATTTCAAATTTATATCCTACACCCTTCACTGTAGTTATAAGGTCTATTCCCAACTTTTGACGCACCTTTCTTATATGAACGTCAATGGTTCTATCCCCAACAATAACATCAGTACCCCATACTCTTTGTAGTATTTCATTTCTTAAAAATACTCTGCCGGGTTTTGAGGCTAGTAAAGAAAGTAGTTCAAATTCTTTTTTAGCTAGAAGTATATCCCTGTCCTTATATGTGACAGTAAATTTGGTTTTATTGATCTCTAGATCGCCGAAGGTGATCTTCTGCTCTTGGTCATCATCTTTCTTGAAGCGACGAAGTGCTGCTTTGATACGTGTCAATAAAAGATCGGGCTTAATAGGTTTTGATATATAATCATCAGCACCAAGCGTCAATCCTTCTATTTCATATTTCTCATCAGCCAATGCTGTTAGGAATATAATGGCAGTATCTTCAAAATCATGTATTTGCCTTAGTTCCTTGATGGTTTGTATGCCATCCTTATTAGGCATCATGATATCTAATAGTATAAGGTCGGGACGAAAGTCTTTTGCTTTTCTTATCGCATCGTTGCCATCACAAGCAGTGGCAATGTCATAACCCTTGCTCTTCAAATTATAGCTGATAATTTCAACTATATCCGGTTCGTCGTCTACTATCAGAATTTTACTTGGTATATCCATAACAACTTGTATTCCGGCACAATAATATAACAGCTTGTGTGAACTAAAAAGGAATACTACATTATCTTATTGTTAAGCAGAAGATAACGCAGTATTCCTTAAGTTGTTATTAGTTCTTATTACTTCAAGGTTACATTACCATTACCTATTTGATAACCATTGTGATATAACTCAATGGTATAAGTTCCTTTTTGATAATCACTATCTTGATTCCAGTCTACTACCAGGTCATTTGCTTCTGTGTTTTGCTCTATTTGCAGCTGTTTAGATAAGGTATAGTTCAATGATTGATCGTCGTAAGTAGTGGTAATTCCCGAGCCATAAGCGGCATTGCTCAATACATTGCCTCCCGGTCCTTTGATGCGTAAGAAAATCTCTTGCAATCCACTTTCAATTATTCTGTTTTCATCAATATCGAACATGATACGCAATACATCTACTCTTCTTGCTTTTCCTGTTTCTACTTGTTTCTTACCACCTCTCTTTAGGTTAAGGGGAACCATTCTGATGTTAGAAGCATGTAAAACAGAACCCAGCCTTACTTGTTGTTGCAAGCCAATATTGTCAGCTACGGTTGCGTCGCGCTCGTCTTGTAGTATTTCGTTTTCTGAACCTAGACGTACATTTTCACTCTCAAGCACTGCAATACGCTCTTCATAAGAGTGTACCTTGCCATTAAGTTGTGCGATAAGGCGTTTGGCCTTGCCTAGCTGCTCTGCGGTAGCATTTTTGTCGTTAATGATCCTGTCGATTTTTTGACGAAGCTGAGCTATTTCACTATCTCTATTTTTGACCAAACTGTCCATTTGTGCATTTTTAGATACCAGATCGTCTAGTCTTACTAGTGCAGCTTGGTAGTCGCTCTCAACAGCACGGCGTGAAGAGTCGGAAATAGCATAGTCAGTTTGTGCTAAGTCTAGTTTATTCGAAAGATTATTGTTTCTTACAAGAAGGAATATTATTGCAATAACTAAAACGGCTATTACAGCAATAAATATTTTCTTCATATCCGTTTTGGGTTCTTGATTGTTTTCAGGATTGTTCTGAAACGGATGTTCTGAAGTGGTGTGTTGATTTGTTTCTTCGCTCATATAAAAAGCATTAATTATTTTAGATACAAAGATATAAAGGACTATTGTAATGGAACAATTAAAACGAATCCTTTTTTTCGATATAGAAACGGTGCCATTGTACCCTGATTATGACGACTTGTCGGAAGTGTTGCAACAGGAATGGGGTAGGAAAACTAAATTTCTGAAACGGAATCTAGAAGAGGAAAGTACAGACGCAGCGCTGTTTTCAGAGAAAGCTGGTGTGTATTCCGAGTTTGCCAAGGTGGTTTGTATAGGCTTTGGTAGTCTCTATTTCAGTGAGGGGAAATGGACCTTAAGACTTAAAGCATTGACCAATGACGATGAAAAGGAATTGTTAAAAGAATTTGCAGAGATGGTTACCCGTTTCGAAGGGCACTATAATGCACTCTCCTTTTGCGGGCATAATATCAAAGAGTTTGATATTCCCTTTCTGTGCAGGCGAATGATAATTAATGGTATCAAACTGCCTAAGCCGATGAATATTGCAGGCATGAAACCTTGGGAGAATCCGCACTTGGATACACTTGATATGTGGAAGTTTGGAGATTATAAACATTATACATCGTTAGCTTTGTTGGCAGAAATTTTGGGAATACCTTCGCCTAAGGATGATATTGATGGTAGCATGGTTGCCGATGTGTACTGGAAAGAACAAAACCTACCGCGTATTGCCAAATATTGCTTGCAAGATGTGCTTACGTCTGCAAGAGTGTATTTAAGATTAAAAGATGGAATAGATATACAGCCCGAGCCTGTATTTGTAGATGAATAAGCATGGTAGCAGACTATAAGAAAATACTACAGTCGATAAAGCAAAAAGATTTTGCACCTGTCTATTTGATAGATGGGGAAGAGCCGTATTATCTGGATCTGATCACAGAGCATTTTGAACAAGATATCCTTACTGAAGCAGAACGAGATTTTAACCTCATTGTGCTTTATGCAAAAGAAGTAACCTGGAGTGATGTGGTCAATGCTTGCAGAAGGTTTCCCATGTTTGCAGAAAGGCAGGTGGTCATTCTTAAAGATGCAGGTCAGTTAAAAGGCTTCAACGAGCTGGCAGGATATTTAGAGAACCCTGCGCCTACAACTATATTCCTTTTAGAAAATAGATTTAAGAAA
Protein-coding sequences here:
- a CDS encoding 3'-5' exonuclease, with the protein product MEQLKRILFFDIETVPLYPDYDDLSEVLQQEWGRKTKFLKRNLEEESTDAALFSEKAGVYSEFAKVVCIGFGSLYFSEGKWTLRLKALTNDDEKELLKEFAEMVTRFEGHYNALSFCGHNIKEFDIPFLCRRMIINGIKLPKPMNIAGMKPWENPHLDTLDMWKFGDYKHYTSLALLAEILGIPSPKDDIDGSMVADVYWKEQNLPRIAKYCLQDVLTSARVYLRLKDGIDIQPEPVFVDE